The following coding sequences are from one Salvia hispanica cultivar TCC Black 2014 chromosome 3, UniMelb_Shisp_WGS_1.0, whole genome shotgun sequence window:
- the LOC125210085 gene encoding potassium transporter 26-like, translating into MVDNAPNNCIMKSDLENGGGSNGGGGEDLFTTTPQPPQREKVYSKWENIVLAYQSLGVVYGDLGTSPVNVFSATKFTSLCEDDLLGTLSLIIWTLTLLVLIKYVFIVMHANDHGEGGTFALYSYIRRHINFTTNFTIRNARVDSRTPSSTRAKGFLERSTRAQNFLTIIVLLGTCMVIGDGALTPATCVLSALQGIQSRSSKITQEHVVWISIVLLVALFLFQGYGTNKVSVLFSPIMLIWFATNVSIGVYNIIKYNPFILKAISPHYIVQFFMANTKTAWDLLGAVFLGITGAEAMYADLGHFNKRGIQLGFSFVVFPSLIVTYAGQTAYLTKHPENIVDAYYSSIPNPVYWTMFVISTLAAVVSSQSMISACFSIVKQSLELDCFPRVTIVHTSSKHQGQVYSPEINYILMILTVGLVVGFKGGVELANAYGVVVIWVMIITTSLTSLVMLVIWKMHSAFVLLFFVPYALIEGAMMASLLQKIPEGGWVPFAISALFMAVMVSWTYGRSKKAMYEAENGMSVAEMDEIISETGFCRTPGVCFFYTDFVYGVPPIIRQYILHANSAREIVVFVTIMTVPVITVGPAERLHVGRLGGQGVYRCLIRVGYKDAEDMDGAEYADSIVAKLVEVIDDPNEVERIESAVKRGVVFVTGRTILKANEKSGMLARFTIDYLYMFLQKNSRPAFSTLQNPSQATVQVGMVYEI; encoded by the exons ATGGTAGATAATGCACCAAACAACTGCATCATGAAATCTGACCTCGAAAACGGCGGCGGCAGCaacggtggtggtggtgaagACCTCTTCACTACAACTCCTCAGCCTCCTCAAAGAGAAAAG GTATATTCAAAGTGGGAGAACATTGTATTAGCTTACCAATCACTTGGAGTAGTGTATGGAGACTTGGGAACTTCTCCGGTGAATGTATTCTCCGCGACAAAATTCACTAGTCTATGTGAAGACGACCTTTTGGGAACCCTGAGCCTTATTATATGGACTCTGACCTTGTTAGTGTTGATCAAATACGTGTTCATCGTGATGCATGCAAACGATCATGGAGAGGGTGGAACCTTTGCTCTCTACTCATATATTCGGCGTCATATTAATTTTACGACCAACTTCACCATTCGCAACGCCAGAGTGGATTCGAGAACCCCTTCTTCGACTAGGGCTAAGGGCTTTCTTGAGAGGAGCACTCGTGCTCAGAATTTTCTCACTATTATAGTGCTCTTGGGAACTTGCATGGTTATTGGAGATGGAGCTCTTACTCCGGCCACTTGTG TTCTTTCAGCCCTCCAAGGAATTCAATCGCGCTCTTCTAAGATCACACAAG AACATGTAGTGTGGATATCTATAGTTCTTTTAGTAGCCCTGTTTCTGTTCCAAGGTTATGGGACCAACAAAGTCAGCGTCCTATTCTCTCCAATAATGTTAATTTGGTTTGCTACCAATGTCTCAATTGGAGTTTACAACATCATCAAGTATAATCCATTCATCCTCAAAGCTATCTCACCACACTACATTGTCCAATTCTTCATGGCCAACACCAAGACCGCTTGGGATCTCCTCGGAGCCGTTTTCTTGGGCATCACAG gagcTGAGGCCATGTATGCAGATTTGGGGCACTTCAACAAAAGGGGTATCCAG TTGGGCTTCTCTTTCGTGGTTTTTCCGTCGTTGATAGTGACATACGCGGGCCAAACGGCTTACCTAACAAAGCACCCTGAAAACATCGTGGACGCCTACTACAGCTCTATTCCCAATCCTGTTTACTGGACGATGTTCGTTATCTCCACACTAGCCGCGGTTGTCTCGAGCCAATCTATGATCTCCGCATGTTTCTCCATCGTGAAGCAGTCGCTCGAGCTCGACTGCTTCCCGAGGGTCACCATAGTCCACACATCATCCAAGCACCAGGGCCAGGTCTACTCCCCTGAGATCAACTACATTCTCATGATCCTCACCGTTGGGCTCGTTGTCGGATTCAAAGGCGGAGTCGAGCTAGCTAATGCTTATGGTGTCGTGGTGATATGGGTGATGATCATAACCACGTCCCTCACGAGCCTCGTGATGCTGGTGATCTGGAAAATGCACTCGGCCTTCGTGCTTTTGTTCTTTGTTCCGTACGCTTTAATCGAGGGGGCGATGATGGCGTCGTTGCTTCAGAAGATTCCGGAAGGGGGCTGGGTCCCGTTCGCCATCTCAGCCCTCTTCATGGCTGTGATGGTGTCGTGGACGTACGGAAGGAGCAAGAAGGCCATGTACGAGGCCGAAAACGGTATGAGCGTAGCAGAGATGGACGAGATTATTTCCGAGACTGGCTTCTGTCGGACTCCAGGTGTTTGCTTTTTCTATACGGATTTCGTGTACGGTGTCCCTCCAATAATCCGACAATACATCCTTCACGCGAATTCGGCACGTGAGATCGTTGTGTTTGTCACCATCATGACTGTGCCGGTCATAACCGTGGGGCCCGCGGAGCGTCTCCATGTGGGGAGGCTAGGGGGGCAAGGGGTGTACCGGTGTTTGATTCGGGTCGGGTATAAGGATGCGGAGGATATGGATGGGGCGGAATATGCTGACTCGATCGTGGCGAAGCTCGTTGAGGTGATCGATGACCCCAACGAGGTGGAGAGGATTGAGAGCGCGGTGAAGAGAGGGGTCGTGTTTGTGACCGGAAGGACTATTCTCAAGGCGAATGAGAAGAGCGGGATGCTTGCACGGTTCACCATAGATTACCTGTACATGTTTCTACAGAAGAACAGTAGGCCCGCGTTTTCCACGCTTCAAAACCCGTCCCAAGCGACTGTGCAAGTCGGAATGGTTTATGAAATCTGA
- the LOC125214231 gene encoding ubiquitin-conjugating enzyme E2-17 kDa-like produces MASKRILKELKDLQKDPPTSCSAGPVAEDMFHWQATIMGPPDSPYAGGVFLVTIHFPPDYPFKPPKVAFRTKVFHPNINSNGSICLDILKEQWSPALTISKVLLSICSLLTDPNPDDPLVPEIAHMYKTDRTKYETTARSWTQKYAMG; encoded by the exons ATGGCTTCAAAGCGGATCTTGAAGGAGCTCAAGGATCTCCAAAAGGATCCTCCTACCTCTTGCAGTGCTG GTCCTGTCGCTGAGGACATGTTTCATTGGCAAGCTACAATCATGGGTCCTCCGGATAGTCCTTACGCAGGAGGGGTTTTCTTAGTTACCATCCATTTCCCTCCAGACTACCCTTTCAAGCCTCCTAAG GTTGCTTTCAGGACAAAAGTTTTCCACCCAAACATAAACAGCAACGGAAGCATATGTCTCGACATACTGAAGGAGCAGTGGAGCCCAGCCCTAACCATCTCTAAG GTGTTGCTTTCCATATGCTCCTTGCTGACAGACCCGAATCCCGATGATCCATTGGTTCCTGAGATTGCCCATATGTATAAAACTGACAGGACCAAGTACGAGACCACTGCAAGGAGCTGGACTCAGAAATACGCCATGGGCTAA
- the LOC125214230 gene encoding ABC transporter F family member 4-like has product MGKKKSDEAGAGTKSKQGGKEKFSVTELLASMDAKPEKPKKASASTSKPKPKPAPKASSYIDGIDLPSSDEEEEELGSEEEAHLIEVNSRRNITKPIDTGLTDKELKKRGKKDVLVAQAAEVAKKEALRDDRDAFTVVIGSRASVLDGENDADANVKDITVENFSVAARGKELLKNTSVKISHGKRYGLVGPNGMGKSTLLKLLAWRKIPVPKNIDVLLVEQEVVGDDRTALEAVVSANEELVKLREEVAALQDASNMSTGDGEDDDEGNDVGEKLSELYEKLQLMGSDAAEAQASKILAGLGFTKDMQGRATRSFSGGWRMRISLARALFVQPTLLLLDEPTNHLDLRAVLWLEEYLCRWKKTLIVVSHDRDFLNTVCNEIIHLHDLKLHLYRGNFDDFEGGYEQRRKEANKKSEAYEKQLRNAKRSGSRTQQEKVKDRAKFNAAKEASKSKSKGKVDEDEPVAEAPRKWKDYTVEFHFPEPTELTPPLMQLLEVSFSYPNREDFRLSNVDVGIDMGTRVAIVGPNGAGKSTLLNLLAGDLVPTEGEVRRSQKLRIGRYSQHFVDLLIMDETPVQYLLRLHPEQEGLSKQEAVRAKLGKFGLPSHNHLTPIAKLSGGQKARVVFTSISMSKPHILLLDEPTNHLDMQSIDALADALDEFTGGVVLVSHDSRLISRVCQDEEKSQIWVVENGTVEAFPDSFEDYKDELVKEIRAEVDD; this is encoded by the coding sequence ATGGGTAAAAAGAAATCAGATGAAGCTGGTGCTGGTACAAAGTCGAAGCAGGGTGGGAAGGAGAAGTTCTCGGTGACTGAATTACTCGCGAGCATGGATGCAAAACCTGAAAAGCCGAAGAAAGCAAGCGCCTCCACTAGTAAACCCAAGCCAAAACCTGCTCCTAAAGCCTCTTCTTATATTGACGGTATAGATCTTCCTTCATCTgatgaagaggaagaggaattGGGCTCAGAGGAGGAGGCACATCTGATTGAGGTAAACAGCCGCAGAAATATTACAAAGCCTATTGACACAGGTCTCACCGACAAAGAGTTGAAGAAGCGTGGAAAGAAGGATGTGCTTGTGGCTCAGGCTGCAGAGGTAGCTAAAAAGGAGGCACTCAGGGATGATCGTGATGCGTTTACTGTTGTAATTGGTAGCCGGGCTTCTGTACTTGATGGTGAAAACGATGCTGATGCTAATGTAAAAGATATAACAGTTGAAAACTTCTCTGTTGCTGCTCGAGGGAAAGAACTGTTGAAGAATACTTCGGTGAAAATCTCTCATGGGAAGAGATATGGATTGGTTGGGCCCAATGGAATGGGTAAATCTACCCTGTTAAAGCTTCTTGCTTGGAGAAAGATACCCGTGCCCAAAAATATTGATGTACTTTTGGTTGAACAAGAGGTCGTTGGTGATGATAGAACAGCTCTTGAAGCAGTTGTTTCAGCCAACGAAGAACTTGTCAAACTTCGAGAAGAAGTTGCTGCTTTGCAGGATGCATCGAATATGTCCACTGGTGACGgcgaagatgatgatgaagggAATGACGTGGGAGAGAAGCTGAGTGAATTGTATGAGAAGTTGCAGTTGATGGGATCAGATGCTGCTGAGGCTCAAGCTTCTAAAATTCTTGCTGGGTTGGGTTTTACTAAAGATATGCAGGGTCGAGCAACACGGTCCTTTAGTGGTGGTTGGAGAATGAGAATTTCATTGGCCAGAGCACTTTTTGTTCAGCCTACTTTGTTGCTGTTGGATGAGCCTACAAATCATCTTGACCTCAGGGCTGTTCTCTGGTTGGAAGAATACTTATGCCGGTGGAAGAAAACTCTTATTGTTGTCTCACATGACAGAGATTTTCTAAATACCGTTTGCAACGAGATTATCCATCTCCATGATTTGAAGCTTCACCTTTATCGTGGAAATTTTGATGATTTCGAAGGTGGATATGAGCAGCGCCGCAAAGAGGCAAATAAGAAGAGTGAGGCTTATGAAAAGCAGCTGAGAAATGCTAAGAGATCTGGCAGTCGAACTCAGCAGGAGAAGGTCAAGGATCGAGCCAAATTTAATGCTGCCAAGGAAGCCTCGAAGAGCAAGAGTAAGGGTAAGGTTGATGAGGATGAGCCTGTAGCAGAGGCACCACGGAAATGGAAAGATTACACAGTGGAGTTCCATTTCCCTGAGCCTACTGAGCTAACACCACCACTCATGCAACTACTCGAAGTTAGCTTTAGCTACCCAAATCGCGAGGACTTCAGGCTGTCTAATGTCGATGTGGGCATTGATATGGGGACTCGTGTAGCAATTGTCGGACCCAATGGAGCTGGAAAATCAACCTTGCTCAACCTTCTTGCAGGTGATTTAGTTCCAACAGAGGGTGAGGTGAGGAGAAGTCAGAAACTGAGGATAGGCAGATACTCGCAGCACTTTGTGGATCTCCTGATAATGGATGAAACGCCCGTTCAGTATCTACTTCGATTACATCCGGAACAAGAAGGGCTCAGCAAGCAAGAGGCCGTCCGGGCAAAGCTGGGCAAGTTTGGACTTCCCAGCCACAACCATCTGACTCCTATTGCAAAACTATCCGGAGGGCAGAAGGCGCGCGTGGTTTTCACATCCATATCCATGTCTAAGCCGCACATTCTACTTCTGGATGAGCCGACCAATCATTTAGATATGCAGAGTATCGATGCATTGGCAGACGCGCTGGATGAGTTCACAGGAGGAGTCGTTCTCGTCAGCCATGACTCTAGGCTTATATCCCGCGTGTGCCAAGATGAAGAAAAGAGCCAGATATGGGTGGTGGAAAACGGAACCGTTGAGGCTTTCCCTGATTCATTCGAAGACTACAAGGATGAGCTTGTCAAGGAAATCAGAGCCGAGGTTGACGATTGA
- the LOC125210084 gene encoding potassium transporter 26-like, producing the protein MDDNSPNNCSISSDPEIGGGGDLSGTQISNTDNIMSFVYSNWENIVLAYQSLGVVYGDLGTSPVNVFSATSFTNLREDDLLGTLSLIIWTLTLLVLIKYVFIVMHANDHGEGGTFALYSYIRRHINFTTNFTIRNARVDSRTPSSTRVKGFIERSTCAQNFLTIIVLLGTCMVIGDGALTPATCVLSALQGIQSRSSKITQEHVVWISVILLVILFLFQSYGTSKVSFLFSPIMLIWFATNVSIGVYNIINYNPSILKAISPHYIVKFLMANTKTAYDLLGTVFLSITGAEAMFADLGHFNKRGIQFGFSFVVYPSLIVTYAGQTAYLMKHPENIVDAYYSSVPNPVYWPMFVISTLAAVVSSQSMISACFSIVKQSLELDCFPRVSIIHTSSKHQGQVYSPEINYILMILTVGLVVGFKGGVELANAYGVVVIWVMIITTFLMSLVMLTIWKMNAVVVLGFFVPYVVMEGAFMTSLLQKIPQGGWVPFAISALFMVVMMSWKYGRSKKTTYEAHNKMSVTELDDALSGSNGFCRTPGVCFFFTDLVYGIPPIIRHYIQQTNSVREIMVLVTIRTLPIKTITPTERLYVQKLGRYGVYQCLIQFGYKDAEDMNGAEYADSIVAKIQSAVKRGIVFVTRRTILKANKKSGMLARFTIDYLYRFLQKNSRSAFPMLQTPSQATMQVGMLYEF; encoded by the exons ATGGATGATAATTCACCAAACAACTGCTCCATAAGCTCTGATCCTGAaattggtggtggtggggacCTCTCCGGCACGCAGATCTCTAATACGGATAATATCATGAGTTTC GTATATTCAAATTGGGAGAACATTGTATTAGCCTACCAATCACTTGGAGTAGTGTATGGAGACTTGGGAACTTCTCCGGTGAATGTATTCTCCGCGACAAGCTTCACTAATCTCCGTGAAGACGACCTTCTGGGAACCTTGAGCCTTATCATATGGACTCTGACCTTGTTGGTGTTGATCAAATATGTGTTCATCGTGATGCATGCAAACGATCATGGAGAGGGTGGAACCTTTGCTCTCTACTCATATATTCGGCGTCATATTAATTTTACGACCAATTTCACCATTCGCAACGCCAGAGTGGATTCGAGAACCCCTTCTTCGACTAGGGTTAAGGGTTTTATTGAGAGGAGCACTTGTGCTCAAAATTTTCTCACTATTATTGTGCTATTGGGAACTTGCATGGTTATTGGAGATGGAGCTCTTACTCCTGCAACTTGTG TTCTTTCAGCCCTTCAAGGAATTCAGTCGCGCTCTTCCAAGATCACACAAG AACATGTAGTGTGGATATCAGTAATTCTTTTGGTAATCTTATTTCTCTTCCAAAGTTATGGGACTAGCAAAGTAAGCTTCTTATTCTCTCCAATAATGCTAATTTGGTTTGCTACCAATGTTTCAATTGGAGTTTACAACATCATCAACTATAATCCATCCATTCTCAAAGCTATCTCACCACACTACATTGTCAAATTCTTGATGGCCAACACCAAGACCGCCTATGATCTCCTCGGAACCGTTTTCTTGAGCATCACAG GAGCTGAGGCAATGTTTGCAGATTTGGGGCACTTCAACAAAAGGGGTATCCAG TTCGGCTTCTCTTTCGTGGTTTATCCGTCGTTGATAGTGACGTATGCTGGCCAAACGGCTTATCTAATGAAGCACCCTGAAAACATCGTTGATGCCTACTACAGTTCTGTTCCGAATCCTGTATACTGGCCGATGTTCGTTATCTCCACACTAGCCGCGGTTGTTTCAAGCCAATCCATGATCTCCGCATGCTTCTCCATCGTGAAGCAGTCGCTCGAGCTTGACTGCTTCCCTAGGGTTAGCATAATCCACACATCCTCCAAGCACCAAGGCCAAGTGTACTCCCCTGAGATCAACTACATTCTCATGATACTCACCGTTGGACTTGTTGTCGGATTCAAAGGCGGAGTCGAGCTCGCCAATGCGTACGGTGTCGTGGTGATATGGGTTATGATCATAACCACGTTTCTCATGAGTCTGGTGATGCTGACCATTTGGAAAATGAACGCGGTTGTCGTGCTAGGGTTTTTTGTTCCTTACGTCGTAATGGAGGGGGCATTCATGACGTCGTTGCTCCAGAAGATCCCGCAAGGGGGGTGGGTGCCGTTCGCCATATCGGCACTCTTCATGGTCGTGATGATGTCGTGGAAGTACGGAAGGAGCAAGAAGACGACGTACGAAGCCCATAACAAAATGAGCGTGACGGAGCTAGACGATGCTTTGTCCGGCAGCAACGGCTTTTGCCGGACTCCAGGTGTTTGCTTTTTCTTTACGGATCTCGTTTACGGCATCCCGCCCATCATCCGCCACTACATCCAGCAAACGAACTCGGTGCGTGAGATCATGGTCCTCGTCACCATCAGGACTTTGCCAATCAAAACCATCACACCCACCGAGCGTCTCTATGTCCAGAAGCTAGGGCGCTACGGGGTGTACCAATGTTTGATTCAGTTCGGGTATAAGGATGCGGAGGACATGAATGGAGCGGAATATGCTGATTCAATAGTGGC GAAGATTCAGAGTGCGGTGAAGAGAGGGATCGTGTTTGTCACCAGAAGGACTATTCTCAAGGCGAACAAGAAGAGTGGGATGCTTGCACGGTTCACCATTGATTATCTGTATAGGTTTCTGCAGAAGAACAGCAGGTCCGCATTTCCCATGCTCCAAACCCCGTCCCAAGCAACGATGCAAGTCGGAATGCTGTATGAATTCTAA
- the LOC125213792 gene encoding probable inactive receptor kinase At4g23740, with translation MGIKLILSVVLVCGALFSLASAEPVEDKFALLDFIRYVNHSRSLNWDERTSVCHSWTGVTCNHDGSRVIAVRLPAVGLKGGVPTNTLGRLSALQILSLRSNGMIGPFPSDILKLGNLSSLYLEFNHFEGPLPLDLSVWENLSVLNLSNNRFNGRIPSSISNLTHLVALDLANNSLFGDVPDLDIETLQVLDLSNNNLTGDVSRYLGRFPSSAFWGNNFSFQPSSATSPEATRKKHSPKLSHHTILAIVIGSSVAAFVAIALLLFVTSRRKKGGESGPLQKAEKSTRRMGSQHVQEGDAGMIFFEGCNLAFDLEDLLRASAEVLGKGTFGATYKAALEDATTVAVKRLKEVIVGRKDFEQQMEVVGNIRHANVAPLRAYYYSKDEKLMVYDFYSQGSVSMLLHARRGENLCRLDWETRLKIAIGAALGLAHIHTQCGGKLVHGNIKSSNIFLNAQQYGCVSDLGLATLMSPASAPVVRSGYRAPEVMDSRKALQASDVYSYGVFLLELLTGKSPVHASGGEEVIHLVRWVNSVVREEWTGEVFDLELLRYPHVEEEMVSMLQIGLSCVARMPEQRPKMEQVVKMVEEIRVVVPAPAPTTATATRNSSRGGTRSSSPNIRPHVSEIGSSSTTN, from the exons ATGGGAATCAAGCTGATCCTTTCAGTAGTGCTAGTGTGTGGTGCTCTCTTCTCATTAGCTAGTGCAGAACCGGTTGAGGATAAGTTTGCTTTGCTCGATTTCATTAGATACGTGAACCATTCCCGGAGTTTGAATTGGGATGAGAGGACTTCTGTTTGCCATAGCTGGACTGGAGTCACTTGCAATCATGATGGTTCAAGAGTTATAGCTGTTAGACTTCCTGCTGTTGGATTGAAAGGCGGAGTTCCTACTAACACTCTTGGCCGTTTATCCGCCCTTCagatcttgagtttgagatCTAATGGTATGATTGGTCCTTTCCCTTCTGATATTTTGAAGCTTGGGAATTTGTCTAGTTTGTATCTTGAGTTTAATCATTTTGagggtccattgccattggaCTTATCTGTCTGGGAAAATCTCTCGGTGTTGAACTTGTCGAATAATAGGTTTAATGGGAGGATCCCATCTTCAATCTCAAATCTGACTCATTTAGTAGCTTTGGATCTTGCTAATAACTCTCTCTTCGGTGATGTTCCTGATCTCGATATCGAAACTCTGCAAGTGTTGGATTTGTCCAACAACAATCTCACCGGAGATGTGTCTCGATATCTAGGAAGATTTCCTAGCTCAGCCTTTTGGGGCAACAATTTTTCGTTCCAGCCATCTTCTGCTACTTCACCTGAAGCTACACGAAAGAAGCATTCGCCTAAACTTAGCCACCATACCATTCTTGCAATTGTCATTGGCAGTTCTGTGGCGGCCTTTGTGGCAATCGCCTTGCTGCTGTTTGTCACCAGCAGAAGGAAGAAAGGCGGGGAGAGTGGGCCGCTTCAGAAGGCGGAGAAGTCAACAAGGCGGATGGGGTCGCAGCACGTGCAGGAAGGGGATGCGGGGATGATATTTTTTGAGGGGTGTAATCTTGCTTTCGACCTTGAGGATTTGTTGAGGGCCTCTGCTGAGGTGCTCGGGAAGGGGACGTTTGGGGCTACGTATAAGGCGGCTCTAGAGGATGCGACTACAGTTGCGGTTAAGAGATTGAAGGAAGTCATTGTTGGGAGGAAGGATTTTGAGCAGCAGATGGAGGTTGTTGGGAATATTAGGCACGCGAACGTTGCTCCTTTGAGGGCTTATTACTACTCCAAGGACGAGAAGCTAATGGTGTACGATTTCTATAGTCAGGGAAGCGTCTCAATGCTGCTCCACG CAAGAAGAGGCGAAAACCTGTGTCGTCTCGACTGGGAAACACGGTTAAAGATCGCGATTGGCGCAGCGTTAGGCCTTGCTCACATCCACACACAATGTGGGGGGAAGCTCGTTCACGGAAACATAAAATCTTCGAATATTTTCCTCAACGCCCAACAGTACGGCTGCGTGAGTGATCTCGGGCTAGCAACGCTGATGAGTCCCGCCTCGGCGCCCGTTGTGCGCTCGGGGTATCGTGCCCCGGAGGTGATGGACTCGAGGAAGGCGCTGCAGGCATCCGATGTGTACAGCTACGGGGTCTTCCTGCTTGAGCTTCTCACTGGGAAGTCCCCTGTCCACGCCTCGGGAGGGGAGGAGGTCATCCACCTCGTGAGGTGGGTGAACTCCGTGGTCCGGGAGGAGTGGACGGGTGAGGTGTTCGACTTGGAGCTCCTGAGGTACCCACACGTGGAGGAGGAGATGGTGTCGATGTTGCAAATAGGGTTGAGTTGCGTGGCGCGGATGCCCGAGCAAAGGCCGAAAATGGAGCAGGTGGTGAAGATGGTGGAGGAGATTAGGGTCGTGGTCCCGGCCCCGGCCCCGACCACGGCCACAGCCACGAGGAATAGCTCTCGTGGTGGGACAAGGTCTTCGAGTCCGAATATTAGACCACATGTGAGTGAGATTGGATCCTCTTCAACTACAAACTAG